In Euphorbia lathyris chromosome 2, ddEupLath1.1, whole genome shotgun sequence, the sequence taatcctaagcaagaacataagccgagagtaaacaccttagccaccaaaaattgtgtgaatgagtgaactacctatggtgaggtgttctacttagcgatcccctcaagctcgtttaattgaacatgtgtccttttgcttaaaactatgacctatgataattgaaatgcggcttttggatatcgtgtctctactttgtattttcgaatgcatgtaattacagatgctcgaaattgtgtcaggcACCTAGTCAAAActgggaggttttctagcttgcttgtgattacgggtttagttttttagtttacttggggacaagtaaagttttaagtgcgaggaggtttgataggggtcaaaaacccctatctttgggtacggttttaggacgggttttagcgttatttagttaataagcgagcaattctcgcatttaaatgcttttgtgtgagttagtcagaaattggaaacgttctatttacttttcgtcgttttaggctcgttttatgatcaatttaggcaaatacggccgaaatagcatgcatagtataattccgttatcttttgaagctaattggtccgtcaaaagtggcaccaaacgaagcgtttgctcaaaataagcgattgacggatcaatttagcttttggactaatgtatCTAGAGTTtctatacgtgcgcaggtgtaagttcgggcgaaaaaggacatcaaggacattcggcaagcatcgagagcatgccgggcgaaaacgctcgacgagtaggggcccgtgggccatttctgctcgccgagcaggcccctggagggctactcgccgagcaggctatgcctgctcgccgagcagggccctggaggcctgctcgccgagcaggccgccaggcgcctgctcgtcgcgagcagccctgctcgccgagcagctcgccctgctcggcgagcagacctgcgggaattggtcaaaaagaccaattccgcccccacgaagccacgattgactccacgtcttcctacaccaataaggacacgaaaataggtcaaaaagagggccgagccgcgtctatacataggatttttccattgtaatttagatatctttttcctttgtaattttcttagcttttcaccttgagaaatcctctccacctcctccatatccttcaaacctccattgaagacacctccgaagctccattcaccgatgattgctcaagcttcatccttaaatcctagaaagacgcctgcattggtagacaggttccctaaaagggatttttcttcttttacattctgtctagcctctgatacatgctatgaattctaggtttattgtaacttcgtgacaatgtttccatctttgatatatattatagttcttgtttattcaattgttttgatgttttaatctttgtcttacgctttgtctgattggtttaactcattcgataatcccaaaattaggttggcacatattgcgagctgaatctgacctagtcagtgcctataggattgacgaccctatagaagattaagcccaaattactgagccttagagctagtttcggccttataagggaatcacgaactatggactttaggaggataggtcgggttaatcgccttggacacaagtgacttaggtttcaattcaattgtttaaacattctattttcattatcatcgtatcccttcatgttccttcggttaattgcattggtaaaagatcacttaggagtagtttaacttaattaggggtagagtaacttagttagaatcagataacttagctaggaatagcgtaattcaacctaggagtagattaatttaatcaaacaaactcaaaaccccctaagcctagataacatccgagatcgagtagctcggtacttgcataaataaatcctgtggacgataacctggacttaaaccagaaatttattacttgataacgacggggtacacttatcccttagtgagttctcatctaaccttaggtgagggcgcatcaatcATCCAAgtagaaataaaaaaagttgaaagaCTGCGACCATATTAAGGAAGTTTATTACCCCAAATGGGTGGCTAATATGGTTCTTGTTAAGAAAGCTAACTGGAAGTGGCGTTTGTGCGTTGATTCCAAAGACCTTAATAAGGCATGTCCAAAGGATTCATATCCACTACATGAATTGATATACTGGTACATTCAACTGTTGGATATGCAATCTATTCACTATTGGATGCAATGACAAGATATCACCAGATCCCAATGAAtcttaaaggtataatgaaaaCATGCTTCAGAACCCACAAAGGTAGTTATGGTTATAATGTAAttccttttggtttgaaaaatgtagGATCTACATATCAAAGGCTGGTAAACAAGATCTTCAAGGATATTATTGGCGATATAGTGgaaatatatgtggatgatatgatcgtgaaAAGTTGAACAATAGATGAGTATGCTTCACACCTAACTACGGTCTTCACCACTCCACAAGAGCATAACCTCAAGTTGAATCCAAAAATATCTACCTTCGGCATGTCTTCCAAAAAGTTTATGGGCTTCATGATTTCACAAAGAGGTATTGAGCGTAATCTGGATAAAATTCAAGCAACATTAATATAGAGCCACTAAAGAAGCTTAATGATGTACATAAGTTAAAGGGTAAGATAAATGTGCTTGGACATTTTATCTCTTGTTCGGCTAAGTAATGTATGCCATTTTACAAGAGCCTTAAAGGAGCTAATGATTTCAATTGGACCGCAGAATGCCAAACATCCTTTGAATAGATAAAGATATTTATCGCCTCTCCTCCATTATTGAGCATACCCTTGAATGGTGAGACTGTATATTTGTATATTAGTGCCATAATGGATTTTGTAGGCATGGGCCTGATACAAAAAAGGGCACAAAGCAATTTATAATATACTACATGAGCAGAGTTCTAAGAGATACTGAAGCAAGATACCCAAAGCTTGAAAAGCTTGCGTTTGGGGTAGCGGTGGCGGCGCAGAAATTGTGGCATTATTTTCAAAGTCATTGAATAGTGGTTCAAACAGATATGCCACTACAAAAGATTTTTCAAAGGCCAAAGACATCTGACTGGAGATTTTTTGAATGTGCATTGAAGCTTATCAAATTCGACATTGGATTCGAACCCTGAAGTCTTTCAAAGCGCAAGCATTGGCAGATTTTTTGATAGAAACATCCTAAGATTCTGCTAAAGCTTTAGAGCTAGCAGAAGTGTGGAAGATTTTTGTAGATGGAAGTTTGAATAAGGATGGAGCATGCATAAGAGTCTTCGTGCAAGGTCCTGGTGGCCTTAAACTTAGGTATGCAACTGCGCTTGACTTTGGGGCATCCACTAATGTGGGAGAAAACAAAGCATTACTTCAAAGACTTCAGATTCTAAACACAATAAAGCCAAATATGGATATGTTAAAAAGTGATTCCAAGCTAGCAGTATGTCAATTCAAGAAGAACTACGAAGTAAATGGCATTACCATAAAACAATATATAGTATTGGTACGACAACTCTTGGAAGAGGGAAATGTCGAAGGCCGAGGAATGGATGTTTAGACAATTCCAAAAGAGGAGAACGATGAAGCAAATCATTTAGCGAAGTTGGCATTAAATCCTAAAGGCTACCGTTTATGTTTATACCACATTAAAAAAATCACGTGTGCAAGCATTGACAAGATAGAAGTTCTAGTGATTGACATTACTAATGAATGGTATTATCCTATATACTCTTATCTCACTACAAGAGATTTTAAAGTGTGTTGGCTTTGACGAAGCGAAGTATATCTTATTGAAATACAATTTCCATGAGTTTTTTATTATGACAAAACTAATTAATAAGGAAATTAGATccctaaaatatttaatttagaaattaaattaaatttgatttttgctAATAAGTTTGTTGAATGATATGTATGACTTAAGCATTAAATCAAATGCAAAACAAAAAGGCTTTAGCAAAACAAAGGCCCAAGCCTTAATTCTGGAAACAAAACCAGAAGCCCAACATTCAGAAGCCCAGAAGGAATAGTTGGAACAAAACATGCGTTGACATTAAGTCACATCACGCCGTTCCTGATTTGGCAAAAAGGATAAGCTACAAAATCCATGTCCCCTCAACGACTCTCCTTTGTTACCAGAAGTAGAAAGATTACAAAAACCCATTTTATATTTGTAAATCAGAAGCTCTGTTATTTGCTTCGATTATAGGCAAATAACTAGAGAGATAGATAGCTGAGTGTGAGTGTAAAAGAAAGTactttacagaagttctgtctATTCTATAATGGTTTGTTCTCTACCCGTTAAAGAGTGTTTTAGTGGATAAAAGCTTAGAAAAAGGTATTCTGAGAATCAGACATACGCGAGAGGCCGAACTAGTATAAATCTATTGCGTAACGTATTTCTTAACTCTGCCTTTATCACCTCTGATTATATTGCTTGATCTAACATTATTATCTCACATATAAGCTCTAATTGTTAAGCGCTTATTAAATTGCTAATCTTAAGAAGTCAGAAGCTCCACTAAGCGAGTTGTCTGTCATATGAGTGCATTCATCAGAATCGGAAGTCCTGATCATCAATCAACACTTCAATAGCAAGCCTATATGCACTTTTGATGGAGTAACAACCTTTTTTTTTGTCCCATTCTAGATAAACTGATCCCGCCTCCTTGCAATTCGTACGATTAAACAACTAATAGCAGCGATATCCTGTTTGGAGAAGATTTCATGCAGAGTCTTGGTCACATGcatcttaatgagcatgtagaatttgctcattcaccattagatctaggcttattagaatcctaaggtgaagattcaaagcatcctgagatttagatttaataagcttatatctaacgatgaatgagcaaattcacttgtttattaaggtgcatgtgaaaattacttttcatcCGCAAACTCAAAATCCTagtaagttttttatttatttataaacttttattttatgaGTTGGGTGACGTAGTTACTAGtaatatttttacttttgtaaagaaaaaaacaaaataaattggaaaaaaaaggattgtttttggtaaaaaaaaaaaaaatgattacgTATTAAGATTCTACTTTCAAGAGACGACACAATCATATTCATTGGCCCCTCCCTTTTCTCCCTCCATCCACTTACAAAATCACACACAACCTCCACTTCTACTCTACACCCAACACTACAATCATCACTCAATCTTAACCGTTCATTTTACTTACTTTTAGTCAACGCCATTTCACATCAACGGTCTTCCTCCTGTAGAAGTTTCGAACTTTTTGACTTCCTTCCCCAGCTTAGAGctgtatatattaatttctttCGCGGCCTCTGCTCTTCCATATCCCAGCTCAGCtcagctctctctctctctctatattctcccctttctctctctaaaattctgCTTAAACTTCACTCGAaataatcaaaattctccgAAGATTTTGTTCTCTAAGCGGAATATTGATACCTGTAGCTTCAAAAATCGAAAGCTGTTTCCGTTTTCATTGTCCTGTGGGAGCTCGTACATTTTCACGCGGTCAAAAAGCTCGAGCTCGAACTCAAGGTGAGTGAGTGAGTAAGTTAGCGAGTTGCGGATTCAGTTTGTACATTAACGCTTTTTTTTCCCCGATTGGCAAGCTCTGTTCAAACAGGGAGAAAGAGTTTTAGATTAGCctttttgttgttgttatttCGTTCCAATATATTGAGttgatttctttttcaatttcttAGGGCTTTGAGTTGAGATCGCGTTGAAAGAGCTAATCGCATTCTCAAATTGGAAATTGCTGCAACTCTAATGGCGCTCAGTGTAGACTCTGTTTTGTCAAAACCGGAGGAAATTCTAGGGTCTGATCACTCTTCAGTGGTGTCTATAAACCTTTTTGTGGCACTTATATGTGCCTGTATTGTAATTGGCCATTTACTAGAGGAGACTAAGTGGGTGAATGAGTCTATTACTGCTCTGGCAATAGTCAGTATTATCTACTCTTTGCTTGCTCAAATTTCTGCTGTATTTATGGTTATGCTGGATTCAATTGTGTAAAAAATGGCATAATTTGTGATAGGTTTATGGTGAGTTATTGCAGGGTTTGTGCACTGGTGTCATCATTTTGCTTACTACTGGAGGAAAGAGTTCACGTCTTTTAGTGTTTAGTGAAGATCTATTCtttatttatcttcttccaCCTATTATTTTCAATGCCGGGTAAGTTGTCGCTTGTGATGTTTTGTTTGAGATTAGGACTTATCATGCTTTTATGGCACTTAATTTATTGATACAGTTACTATTAATTAGTAGAGGACATTCATATTCGAGCTTGGCTGTTCACTTTAGAGTATTGCCTGTCTTGATTGTCGCCTAGTTATCAACCTGATCAGTTGGAGTATAAATTGTGGAATCTTGGTGATAACTTGCCTTATTTCATGTAACTTCATTAAAAAATTCAGTGAAAGATGGTCTTTTTAGCTCTGAACAagtgaaaaatgcaaaatcttGAAATCAGTAGAAATtgtgccctttccttttcttctttgTTTTGTTTAGAAACCGGTTGACAAAATGCATGATAAGATTCTTGATGTAAACTATTGGAATAAATCATGAAGGTACGTCCAATACCTTAAGCTTTGATATTTATCACACTTGGATCAGAAAGCGACCTGTATGAAAGCAGTAAATGTACGGTTTAAATTAAACATGATAACACAATTAACTAATAATTTGAATGCCTGTAAGCTATTATCTTCAAAACTACTTATAGCTGTAGCTTTGATAGGAGTTGTTCTTTCTCTTTATTGTTATTATGCTAATCTAAGGTAACTCTAAATACCCGATATATCTGGATGGTGAttgttgatttatttttctataaCAAATGTGTTTAAGCAGGATAACACAATTTATTGACTGTTCCTCACCATTAGTTTATGCTTCCTCAAACTCCAGGTTTCAGGTGAAGAAGAAACAATTTTTCCGCAACTTCATGACTATCATACTATTTGGTGCAATTGGTACTCTAATATCCACTGGTGTCATATCAGTAGGTATAGTAAAGCCTTCCTTATGGTGTATAATCTATTACAGTAGATGTTCTCATTGATGAATGGTCAAGTTCTGCTAGAGAATGTGAAGCACTCATTAATCTGTTCCTACACATAGCCTACTGCATGTTTTTGGCACGTATTTAGGAATTAGAATAGAGAAAGATAGAGACAGGGGATACATACAAGATTTTCTGTATTGTGTGTTAAGAAGTGTTAAAAAAGCACGAACtgattcaaaatatttttcttttatcaatctaCAATGCTGGTCTTTGTTATGCTCTTCTTCTAATCAATCTTATTCTTTCTACATAGGTGCTATGCACTTCTTCAAGAAAATGAATGTCGGTTCACTTGATATCGGTGACTATCTTGGTAAGCTCAATTTTGCTAACTCTTTATTTATCTCCCTAGTTTGCTCCTTCTTATGCCTGCTCACGCCCTTTTACCTCAGCAATTGGAGCAATATTCTCTGCAACGGATTCCGTTTGTACCTTGCAGGTATTGATGGCTAGTGAAGCTAAAAACCTGGTTACAGTTTTTGGAGAACATCATTTGCTcaatttgttaaatttatgtTTCTGTAGATTCTCAATCAGGACGAGACACCTTTACTGTACAGTTTGGTTTTTGGGGAAGGAGTAGTAAATGATGCTACATCAGTGGTGCTTTTCAATGCTATCCAGAGCTTTGATATGTCCAACATCAATTCAATGGTTGCTGTGCAATTTATTGGGAATTTTCTATATCTGTTTATTGCAAGCACTGTGTTGGGAGTTTTTGTGAGTCTCTATTTTCTTTCACTGTACAGTTAGCAGTGTGTCCTTGCTAATTGCTATGGTTATTGCTTTTCTTCTGCAGGCTGGACTACTTAGTGCATATATTATTAAGAAGCTGTACTTCGGGAGGTTTGTCTCTTAACATTGTCATTCTTGTTACCTTTTTGTATTAATCTTAGTGGCATATGAAGGTATAGCAGAGTAAATACATAATcaaattgttttgtttttgaatttttactaTTTGATTTCATTTCTGTCCGTATTTTTTTGTCTGTTTAATTTCATTACACCATCAAGTTGCTTCTTGTTTACTTAATCCAATGGGAGTTAATATGAATAGTAGTAATGCCAATTCTTTTTAAATCTTGTTCTCTTGCAAAATCCAGACACTCCACCGACCGGGAGGTTGCTCTTATGATACTCATGGCTTACTTTTCATACATGCTGTCTGAAGTAAGTTTTCGAGCAAATAGTAGAAAACATCTCTTAAACATttgtttgccttttcaattccttTATGTTAATTACATATCTGGTTTCGGTTGCAGCTATTCTATCTGAGTGCCATTCTCACCGTATTCTTTTGTGGGATTGTCATGTCTCACTACACATGGCACAATGTTACAGAAAGTTCAAGAGTCACAACTAAGTATGTTAAATGCTACTGCGATTAATTCAAGCACAgttatcacttttttttttcctttttccccTTAACATGCCAGCCTCGTTGTCACATTACTAACATTTGGCTTCTGAAAAATCAATTTCAGGCATGCATTTGCCACTTTGTCATTTATTGCTGAGATCTTTATCTTCCTTTATGTTGGCATGGATGCTTTGGACATTGAAAAATGGAAGTATGTGAGCCATAGGTAAGCCTAATGCATACAAATGGCCTTACATATAGATTCCAAGCTTACATAGATAACCTGAATGTGGGttaattcctttttctttttcctgaTTAGCCCTGGAACATCAGTTGGGGTGAGTGCAATACTCTTGGGATTGGTTTTGGTTGGACGAGCAGCCTTTGTTTTCCCCCTCTCTTTTTTATCCAACTTGACTAGAAAATCTCCATATGAGAAAATTGGCATAAAGCAACAGGTACAATTTTGAACTTATAAGATTTATGTTTGTAAATCTGTTAATGTACAAGATGTCCTTATCCATGTTAGCTTTTCAGGTAACAATTTGGTGGGCCGGACTGATGCGCGGGGCTGTTTCTATGGCTCTTGCTTATAATCAGGTAAAGAACATTGAATTTGCTGGTTTTTTTCCAAGTTTTTCTAGAATAATGGAAACTGATTATTCCATTGCTCATGTCCTTTGAATGTTATATATTTGATTCCGTTGATGCAGTTTACCAGTTCAGACTTTACACAGTTGCGTGGAAGCGCAATCATGATCACCAGTACTATCACAGTTGTACTTTTCAGCACAGTGGTAAGACACTGCCTTATAGTTGTGATTCTATTCTATCAAACTGCTGCAATACATGACATGGTGAATTGTTCAATCTGTTCAGGTGTTCGGATTGATGACTCAACCGCTAATAAGATTCTTACTTCCATCTCCAAAACACACAGCAAGTATGTTATCTTCCGAACCTTCTAGTCCGAAATCCTTTGTCGTGCCACTACT encodes:
- the LOC136219908 gene encoding sodium/hydrogen exchanger 1-like isoform X3, with amino-acid sequence MALSVDSVLSKPEEILGSDHSSVVSINLFVALICACIVIGHLLEETKWVNESITALAIVYGELLQGLCTGVIILLTTGGKSSRLLVFSEDLFFIYLLPPIIFNAGFQVKKKQFFRNFMTIILFGAIGTLISTGVISVGAMHFFKKMNVGSLDIGDYLAIGAIFSATDSVCTLQILNQDETPLLYSLVFGEGVVNDATSVVLFNAIQSFDMSNINSMAGLLSAYIIKKLYFGRHSTDREVALMILMAYFSYMLSELFYLSAILTVFFCGIVMSHYTWHNVTESSRVTTKHAFATLSFIAEIFIFLYVGMDALDIEKWKYVSHSPGTSVGVSAILLGLVLVGRAAFVFPLSFLSNLTRKSPYEKIGIKQQVTIWWAGLMRGAVSMALAYNQFTSSDFTQLRGSAIMITSTITVVLFSTVVFGLMTQPLIRFLLPSPKHTASMLSSEPSSPKSFVVPLLNGHDSEDNKDNVVQPPSLRMLLRTPSHTVHHYWRKFDNAFMRPVFGGRGFVPFIPCSPTDPSLQQQWQ
- the LOC136219908 gene encoding sodium/hydrogen exchanger 1-like isoform X1; the encoded protein is MALSVDSVLSKPEEILGSDHSSVVSINLFVALICACIVIGHLLEETKWVNESITALAIVYGELLQGLCTGVIILLTTGGKSSRLLVFSEDLFFIYLLPPIIFNAGFQVKKKQFFRNFMTIILFGAIGTLISTGVISVGAMHFFKKMNVGSLDIGDYLAIGAIFSATDSVCTLQILNQDETPLLYSLVFGEGVVNDATSVVLFNAIQSFDMSNINSMVAVQFIGNFLYLFIASTVLGVFAGLLSAYIIKKLYFGRHSTDREVALMILMAYFSYMLSELFYLSAILTVFFCGIVMSHYTWHNVTESSRVTTKHAFATLSFIAEIFIFLYVGMDALDIEKWKYVSHSPGTSVGVSAILLGLVLVGRAAFVFPLSFLSNLTRKSPYEKIGIKQQVTIWWAGLMRGAVSMALAYNQFTSSDFTQLRGSAIMITSTITVVLFSTVVFGLMTQPLIRFLLPSPKHTASMLSSEPSSPKSFVVPLLNGHDSEDNKDNVVQPPSLRMLLRTPSHTVHHYWRKFDNAFMRPVFGGRGFVPFIPCSPTDPSLQQQWQ
- the LOC136219908 gene encoding sodium/hydrogen exchanger 1-like isoform X2 — translated: MALSVDSVLSKPEEILGSDHSSVVSINLFVALICACIVIGHLLEETKWVNESITALAIGLCTGVIILLTTGGKSSRLLVFSEDLFFIYLLPPIIFNAGFQVKKKQFFRNFMTIILFGAIGTLISTGVISVGAMHFFKKMNVGSLDIGDYLAIGAIFSATDSVCTLQILNQDETPLLYSLVFGEGVVNDATSVVLFNAIQSFDMSNINSMVAVQFIGNFLYLFIASTVLGVFAGLLSAYIIKKLYFGRHSTDREVALMILMAYFSYMLSELFYLSAILTVFFCGIVMSHYTWHNVTESSRVTTKHAFATLSFIAEIFIFLYVGMDALDIEKWKYVSHSPGTSVGVSAILLGLVLVGRAAFVFPLSFLSNLTRKSPYEKIGIKQQVTIWWAGLMRGAVSMALAYNQFTSSDFTQLRGSAIMITSTITVVLFSTVVFGLMTQPLIRFLLPSPKHTASMLSSEPSSPKSFVVPLLNGHDSEDNKDNVVQPPSLRMLLRTPSHTVHHYWRKFDNAFMRPVFGGRGFVPFIPCSPTDPSLQQQWQ